The Cucumis melo cultivar AY chromosome 6, USDA_Cmelo_AY_1.0, whole genome shotgun sequence genome includes a region encoding these proteins:
- the LOC103496069 gene encoding UDP-glycosyltransferase 79B6-like — translation MVRSGGETQSLHILMFPWFATGHITPFLHISNHLASKNHRITFLLPNNPSPLFHSLNLYPNLISFHFLSLPSVPGLPPAAHSASDIPLSLTPLLASAFDLTRPQVHRIIHSLRPDFVFFDFAHWIPDITAPLQIRSICFTVVSAASVAVTVFPGRRVSLDHPLTDEDFREPPVGYPSSTVVFHDSRESRSLLFLSMPFGQGITFHERLMTSYKKSDAIAMRTCQEIEGDFCDFLSNQLQKKILLTGPLMAAPSSRIKATTLDKEWEKWLGQFQPKTVIFCAFGSQVILEKQQLEELVLGIEQTGLPFLVALKPPMGYDSMKEALPKGFEERVKERGIVYGGWVQQPLILNHSSIGCFVSHCGFGSMWESLMSDAQIVLIPTLGDQILNTRLLAQELKVGVEVKREEDGSFTRQSVRQAIELVMVDDNNNNGSGIGEMVKKNHAKWKHLLTKPSFLETYIDNFVMNLQEPWRS, via the exons ATGGTAAGATCAGGCGGGGAAACCCAAAGCCTCCACATTCTAATGTTCCCATGGTTTGCAACTGGCCACATTACTCCATTTCTCCACATCTCCAACCACCTCGCTTCCAAAAACCATCGAATCACTTTCCTTTTACCCAACAACCCTTCCCCCCTTTTCCATTCTCTCAATCTTTACCCTAATCTCATCTCCTTCCATTTCTTATCTCTTCCCTCCGTCCCCGGCCTCCCCCCCGCCGCCCATTCCGCCTCCGATAtccctctctctctcactcCTCTTCTTGCCTCTGCCTTCGATCTCACTCGTCCTCAGGTCCATCGCATTATCCACTCCCTCCGCCCCGATTTCGTCTTCTTCGATTTCGCCCATTGGATTCCCGACATCACCGCTCCCTTGCAGATCAGATCCATTTGTTTTACTGTTGTCAGTGCCGCTTCCGTTGCTGTTACTGTGTTCCCTGGTAGGAGGGTGAGCCTTGATCATCCTTTGACGGATGAGGATTTCCGAGAGCCGCCGGTTGGGTATCCTTCTTCCACCGTTGTTTTTCATGACTCTCGTGAATCTCGCTCCCTCCTCTTCTTGTCCATGCCCTTTGGCCAAG GCATAACGTTTCATGAGCGACTTATGACGTCTTACAAAAAAAGCGATGCCATAGCCATGAGAACCTGCCAAGAAATCGAAGGGGATTTCTGCGACTTCTTATCAAACCAACTCCAAAAGAAGATTTTACTAACAGGACCACTAATGGCAGCTCCTTCGTCGAGGATCAAAGCAACCACTTTAGACAAGGAGTGGGAGAAATGGCTAGGCCAATTCCAACCAAAAACGGTCATCTTTTGCGCATTTGGAAGCCAAGTGATCCTAGAGAAACAGCAACTAGAAGAACTTGTATTGGGAATTGAACAAACAGGGCTACCATTTTTGGTAGCTCTAAAGCCTCCAATGGGGTATGATTCAATGAAAGAGGCATTGCCAAAGGGTTTTGAAGAAAGGGTTAAAGAAAGAGGTATTGTTTATGGAGGTTGGGTCCAACAACCACTGATTCTAAACCATTCATCAATTGGGTGCTTCGTGAGCCATTGTGGGTTTGGTTCAATGTGGGAATCATTGATGAGTGATGCTCAAATTGTATTGATTCCAACACTTGGGGACCAAATATTGAACACTAGGCTTTTGGCTCAAGAACTCAAGGTGGGAGTGGAGGTCAAGAGGGAAGAAGATGGAAGTTTTACAAGGCAAAGTGTGAGGCAAGCCATTGAATTAGTAATGGTGGatgataacaataataatgGAAGTGGGATTGGTGAAATGGTTAAGAAAAACCATGCAAAATGGAAGCACTTATTGACAAAACCGAGTTTCTTGGAAACTTATATTGACAATTTTGTTATGAATTTGCAAGAGCCTTGGAGGAGCTAG
- the LOC103496210 gene encoding uncharacterized protein LOC103496210, with protein MDPINPSLHQSSPSSDAPLIDEALDLLELFWFFDNLLLRRNPRMLISRSDPCLSKLPHQVFVETPPTNLRSPALDAGVSLQNNGDGVVRRNLLRTPSLPSRMYRGQGIREEGNGSRPLVEHCVLLETPVDNVCSSSLDMDVSSGNPAGKCRNLLRTPSLPPRVEQGEGIKEKVNDAGPLSEHGVFAERPADNACLSTLDMGFSPGNSGDKRRSLRRIPSLPSRVEREQGIQEKGNGSKPLIEHGLLQKPAKPPYVERKEEGTRCKESGSTRRSKSARKPPQSNLLRTPSLPPCIGREKEFGEREAAARIRNSIQPNLSEFFPTRQEILEKNFSLPMCRIPTSSDEVWHQFLIQMRKRRSQSELESEEVQGFKDLGFTFDKKDINPTVVDIIPGLREKKEEELESERTRRPYLSEAWMLQTHLLPPIPKWDTRKSAEDMKQQIKFWARAVASNVHSTQDSRELDWSPNESHFIGESRVKAFWRSEEKFFFLFPYPISHICRHSIAINPPKPHNPYPSSSIKPPQMWHTQNLLSSNLPLFTLSPPTYNHKLFLSPPTTLSSLHRPITFHSISPLTTHRCFCLPQFTDLADATFLDDNGPVELPPTIFATTDNPSSLQVATSVLLTGAISVFLFRSLRRRAKRVKELKFRSAGVKKSLKEEAMDSLKAISTGPIASKSTPSPIQAFLGAIAAGVIALILYKFTTTIEAALNRQTVSDNFSVRQLTITIRTIVNGLCYLATFVFGINAIGLFLYSGQLAMNSVMEEGSKDKEPKAKRDEQVSPPTSTAETTLNSTESSNSKDDQSSSNL; from the exons ATGGACCCAATCAATCCCTCTCTTCATCAATCTTCTCCTTCAAGCGATGCTCCGCTCATTGATGAAGCTTTGGATCTTTTAGAGCTTTTTTGGTTCTTTGACAATCTTCTTCTTAGGAGGAACCCCAGGATGTTGATCTCCCGCTCTGATCCCTGTCTTTCTAAACTTCCCCACCAGGTGTTTGTTGAAACTCCTCCTACTAATCTCCGCTCACCTGCTTTGGATGCTGGTGTTTCCCTCCAGAATAATGGTGATGGTGTTGTACGTCGGAATCTGCTTCGAACGCCGTCCTTACCCTCCCGTATGTATCGTGGTCAGGGAATTCGAGAGGAAGGAAATGGTTCTAGGCCGTTGGTGGAACATTGTGTGCTTCTTGAAACTCCTGTTGATAATGTTTGCTCATCTTCTTTGGATATGGATGTTTCGAGTGGAAATCCTGCTGGCAAATGTAGGAATCTCCTCCGAACTCCATCGTTACCGCCCCGTGTGGAACAAGGGGAAGGAATTAAAGAGAAAGTAAATGACGCTGGGCCATTATCTGAGCATGGTGTGTTTGCAGAACGTCCTGCTGATAATGCCTGCTTATCTACTTTGGATATGGGTTTTTCACCGGGAAATAGTGGAGATAAACGTCGGAGTCTTCGCCGAATTCCGTCATTACCATCCCGTGTGGAACGAGAACAAGGCATTCAAGAGAAAGGGAATGGTTCCAAGCCATTAATAGAGCATGGTTTGCTTCAAAAACCAGCCAAACCACCTTATGTTGAGAGGAAAGAAGAAGGAACTCGGTGCAAAGAAAGTGGCAGCACTCGGAGGAGCAAATCGGCGAGGAAACCACCGCAGAGTAATCTGCTGAGAACACCATCCTTGCCACCATGTATAGGGAGGGAAAAGGAATTTGGAGAAAGGGAAGCTGCTGCTAGAATCAGAAACTCTATTCAACCAAACCTTTCTGAATTCTTCCCCACCAGACAAGAG ATTCTTGAAAAGAACTTCAGCCTCCCAATGTGTCGAATCCCGACAAGCAGTGACGAAGTGTGGCACCAATTTCTCATCCAAATGAGGAAGAGAAGAAGCCAAAGTGAATTAGAATCAGAAGAAGTGCAAGGTTTCAAGGACTTAGGATTCACATTTGACAAAAAAGATATAAACCCAACAGTGGTTGACATAATTCCAGGattaagagagaaaaaagaggaagaattGGAGAGTGAAAGAACTAGAAGGCCTTATCTTTCTGAAGCTTGGATGCTCCAAACTCATCTCCTTCCTCCAATTCCAAAATGGGACACTAGAAAATCAGCAGAAGACATGAAACAACAAATCAAGTTTTGGGCTAGAGCTGTTGCTTCTAATGTGCACT CTACACAAGACTCAAGGGAATTGGATTGGAGTCCAAATGAATCTCACTTTATTGGAGAAAGTAGGGTAAAAG CATTTTGGCGCAGTGAAGAAAagttcttcttcctcttcccctATCCCATCTCCCATATTTGCAGACATAGCATAGCAATCAATCCACCAAAACCCCATAACCCATATCCATCATCATCCATTAAACCTCCTCAAATGTGGCACACCCAGAACCTTCTCTCCTCCAATTTACCTCTTTTCACTCTCTCTCCTCCAACCTACAATCATAAACTCTTTCTCTCTCCTCCAACAACCCTCTCATCTCTTCATAGACCCATCACCTTCCATTCTATTTCTCCACTCACAACCCACCGTTGTTTTTGTTTACCCCAATTCACTGACCTTGCAGATGCCACTTTTCTTGATGATAATGGCCCTGTTGAACTCCCGCCCACCATTTTTGCGACCACTGATAACCCTTCCTCTCTTCAAGTTGCTACCAGTGTTCTTCTTACAGGGGCCATCTCCGTCTTCCTCTTTCGTTCCCTCCGCCGCCGTGCTAAGCGGGTCAAAGAGCTG AAATTTAGATCTGCTGGAGTAAAAAAGTCTCTGAAGGAGGAAGCAATGGACAGTTTGAAAGCAATTAGTACAGGTCCAATTGCATCGAAGTCAACACCTTCACCTATACAAGCATTCTTGGGAGCAATAGCAGCTGGTGTTATTGCACtaattttatataaattcaCCACTACCATTGAAGCTGCTCTGAACAGACAGACGGTGTCTGATAACTTCTCG GTTCGACAACTGACGATAACGATAAG AACTATCGTGAACGGACTATGCTACCTTGCAACATTTGTTTTCGGAATTAATGCGATTGGTTTATTCCTTTACTCTGGTCAGTTGGCCATGAATTCTGTTATGGAAGAAGGTTCCAAAGATAAAGAACCTAAAGCTAAAAGGGATGAGCAAGTTAGCCCGCCAACTTCAACAGCTGAAACGACCCTCAATAGCACTGAATCAAGCAACAGCAAGGATGATCAAAGTTCAAGTAATTTGTAG